In the genome of Myxococcus stipitatus, one region contains:
- a CDS encoding RDD family protein encodes MSTASTPQLAVATPERVALSLPVAGIGYRCLAWLVDATLLFFFWVVAYFVFTLLVSDVLGVFQGLSGLGQTLLVVGVFATQWLYWTVGEVFFHGQTPGKKALRIRVVRLDGAPVGLFESAVRNLCRAVDFLPGLYATGCISMLMTPQHRRLGDLLAGTVLVRDERIDLDKYTAAAPGEASTSVATGRTLAPEEVELVLAFLTRAPGLQPDARHRMGTKLVEKLGGLTDEEKATVLASPEATESYLRARVRAEH; translated from the coding sequence ATGAGCACCGCCTCCACACCCCAACTCGCCGTGGCCACGCCGGAGCGCGTGGCGCTGTCCCTCCCCGTGGCAGGCATCGGATACCGCTGCCTCGCGTGGCTGGTGGACGCCACCCTGCTCTTCTTCTTCTGGGTGGTGGCCTACTTCGTCTTCACGCTGCTGGTGTCCGACGTGCTGGGGGTGTTCCAGGGGCTGTCCGGCCTGGGCCAGACGCTGCTGGTGGTGGGTGTCTTCGCGACGCAGTGGCTGTACTGGACGGTGGGAGAGGTCTTCTTCCATGGGCAGACACCCGGCAAGAAGGCCCTGCGCATCCGGGTGGTGCGCCTGGATGGCGCTCCGGTGGGCCTGTTCGAGAGCGCGGTTCGCAACCTGTGCCGCGCGGTGGACTTCCTTCCGGGCCTCTACGCCACCGGCTGCATCAGCATGCTGATGACGCCGCAGCACCGCCGGCTCGGGGACCTGCTGGCCGGGACGGTGCTCGTGCGCGATGAGCGCATCGACCTGGACAAGTACACGGCGGCGGCCCCCGGCGAGGCGAGTACGAGCGTGGCGACGGGACGGACGCTGGCACCGGAAGAAGTGGAGCTGGTGCTGGCCTTCCTGACGCGCGCGCCCGGCCTGCAGCCCGACGCCCGGCACCGGATGGGCACGAAGCTGGTGGAGAAGCTGGGTGGGCTCACGGACGAGGAGAAGGCCACGGTGCTCGCCTCCCCCGAGGCCACGGAGTCCTACCTGCGGGCTCGCGTGCGGGCGGAGCACTGA
- a CDS encoding DivIVA domain-containing protein, translating into MKITPLDIRQKRFDTALRGFSRREVEAYLELIAGEFEEVVKENIALKEELKRTQLKLEQHQERERTLQETMVTAQRISEDLQSAAKKEAEIIIADAEHQAEKIVHGAHQRLVQVVEDINELKRQRTQFESQVRSVLDAHQKLLETFKSPAFADRDYARVEDNVAYLSQKKTNVGE; encoded by the coding sequence ATGAAGATCACCCCGCTCGACATCCGGCAGAAGCGGTTCGACACGGCGCTGCGAGGTTTCTCCCGCCGCGAAGTCGAGGCCTACCTCGAGTTGATCGCCGGCGAGTTCGAGGAAGTGGTGAAGGAGAACATCGCGCTCAAGGAGGAGCTGAAGCGCACGCAGCTCAAGCTTGAGCAGCACCAGGAGCGCGAGCGCACCCTCCAGGAGACGATGGTCACCGCCCAGCGCATCAGCGAGGACCTCCAGTCCGCCGCGAAGAAGGAGGCGGAGATCATCATCGCGGACGCCGAGCACCAGGCGGAGAAGATCGTCCACGGCGCGCACCAGCGGCTGGTGCAGGTCGTCGAGGACATCAACGAGCTCAAGCGCCAGCGCACGCAGTTCGAGTCGCAGGTGCGCTCGGTGCTGGACGCGCACCAGAAGCTGCTGGAGACCTTCAAGAGCCCCGCCTTCGCGGACCGTGACTACGCGCGCGTCGAGGACAACGTCGCGTACCTGTCCCAGAAGAAGACCAACGTCGGCGAATAG
- a CDS encoding stage II sporulation protein M codes for MAAPLPTFVAQHRADWDALEALLARQREGTLTLQELRTLDSLYRRAASDLAHAQTFYPGTDAHRFLNQLCARAYGAIYQPPRERWAQVRAFFLRDFPRTLRRELRYVGASGALFILGLLLGALVVLWEPRGAELLVPSGVRQYVAQGRMWTDDILSVAPPDTVSSGIATNNLTVTILTFALGLFYGLGTMFVLVNNGVQIGAITALCAREGMAGRLLDFIAAHGPVELSIIVIAGGAGLMVGQALVDPGELPRGQALALRGREAVKLVLGCAPFLACIGVVEGYVSPGDLFPTWAKTALGLGLGGLFWAYLLRAGRAEAEATEAPAVSAS; via the coding sequence ATGGCCGCCCCGCTGCCCACCTTCGTCGCCCAGCACCGGGCGGACTGGGATGCGTTGGAGGCGCTGCTCGCGCGCCAGCGAGAAGGCACGCTGACGCTTCAAGAGCTGCGCACGCTGGACTCGCTGTACCGCCGCGCCGCGTCCGACCTGGCGCATGCGCAGACGTTCTATCCGGGCACCGACGCGCACCGCTTCCTCAACCAGCTCTGCGCGCGGGCCTACGGCGCCATCTACCAACCACCGCGCGAGCGGTGGGCCCAGGTCCGGGCGTTCTTCCTCCGCGACTTCCCCAGGACGCTGCGCCGGGAGCTGCGCTACGTGGGCGCCAGCGGCGCGCTGTTCATCCTGGGCCTGCTGCTGGGCGCGCTGGTGGTGCTGTGGGAGCCTCGCGGTGCGGAGCTGCTCGTGCCCTCGGGCGTCCGTCAGTACGTGGCCCAGGGCCGCATGTGGACGGACGACATCCTGTCCGTGGCACCGCCCGACACGGTGTCCTCGGGCATCGCCACCAACAACCTCACCGTCACCATCCTCACCTTCGCCCTGGGGCTCTTCTACGGCCTGGGCACCATGTTCGTGCTGGTGAACAACGGCGTGCAGATTGGCGCCATCACCGCGCTGTGCGCGCGCGAGGGCATGGCGGGGCGGCTGTTGGACTTCATCGCCGCGCATGGGCCGGTGGAGCTGTCCATCATCGTCATCGCGGGAGGCGCGGGGTTGATGGTGGGCCAGGCCCTGGTCGACCCGGGGGAGCTCCCTCGGGGACAGGCGCTGGCCCTGCGAGGGCGCGAAGCGGTGAAGCTGGTGCTGGGCTGCGCGCCCTTCCTCGCCTGCATCGGCGTGGTGGAGGGCTACGTGTCGCCCGGTGACTTGTTCCCCACCTGGGCGAAGACGGCGCTGGGGCTCGGCCTGGGAGGCCTGTTCTGGGCCTACCTGCTGCGCGCGGGCAGGGCCGAGGCCGAGGCCACGGAAGCCCCCGCGGTCAGCGCCTCCTGA
- a CDS encoding HEAT repeat domain-containing protein yields MSPLLVAGMLLVAAAPARPPAPARPAAETPRPAPEPPAAPRVATPDDTALLRALLWAARPAPEEIRAIAVEDLGLLGDPRALDSLATYLWDPNPRTQQAVLRAVALFQHPRAEELLGNVVRHPRMPDALKIQALNGLVFQRTVSARRTVQDAVTDSRLSSAVQNAARAVAAQWDAPPMTR; encoded by the coding sequence ATGAGCCCCCTGCTCGTCGCCGGAATGCTGCTCGTCGCCGCCGCCCCGGCCCGGCCCCCCGCCCCGGCCCGGCCCGCCGCCGAGACGCCACGCCCCGCACCGGAGCCCCCCGCGGCCCCTCGGGTGGCCACCCCGGACGACACCGCCCTGCTGCGCGCCCTGCTCTGGGCCGCGCGCCCCGCCCCCGAGGAGATTCGCGCCATCGCCGTGGAGGACCTGGGACTGCTCGGAGACCCGCGCGCCCTGGACTCGCTCGCCACGTATCTGTGGGACCCCAATCCCCGCACCCAACAGGCCGTGCTGCGCGCGGTGGCCCTCTTCCAGCACCCTCGCGCGGAGGAGCTCCTGGGCAACGTCGTGCGCCACCCCCGCATGCCGGACGCCTTGAAGATCCAGGCCCTCAATGGACTTGTCTTCCAGCGGACGGTCTCCGCGCGCCGCACCGTCCAGGACGCGGTCACCGACTCGCGCCTCTCCTCCGCCGTGCAGAACGCCGCCCGCGCCGTCGCCGCGCAGTGGGATGCACCGCCCATGACACGCTGA
- the polA gene encoding DNA polymerase I produces the protein MADTSPPRSAPTLVLIDASGFIFRAYHAIPPLTTSKGVPTNAVLGFTRMVLKALRDLKPTHVALAFDKESRAERQKLDPNYKAHREGPPEDLVPQFGLIRRVAEALNLPVLEMPGWEADDVIGTLSQKARAEGFQVQVVTGDKDFIQIVDEDVRLFDPMKDVHTGPAEVKERLGIEPRQMRDYLALIGDAVDNVAKVPGIGPKTATELIQQFGDVDTLLSRLEEVKKPKIRDAIASHRESLLLARQLVSFKMDLPLDVRVAELTRKALDAAKARELFTELEFYALLKELPAQGASESASAEPAKEKPAPLATTTALVTTDAELKALAEAVRAAGSVSVIPAYEGMPFAAKLVGVGLALPDSTLHYVPLRHAVLGATQVRPEAFTAAMKGVLEDPAVKKGGHDLKALTLVLANEGIELGGAHDDVELLSYLLNPSRREHALVDLARERLASELPGLPPAAEGKRGKKDRALADHSPEELASGFAVRAEAARRLAPELWKELEEAKLAQLARELELPLLPVLARMERRGVSLDTQELARISVKVDAAVEAQVKEVYKHAGREFNIGSNPQLVQVLFTDLNLPIIKRGKTGPSADQEVLEKLAEEHPLPNAIIEYRSLSKLKSTYLDTLPTLVAADKRIHTTYHQAATATGRLSSTDPNLQNIPVRTELGREIRRAFVAAEGHQLVSADYSQVELRLLAHIADDPVLIEAFRHDEDVHSRTAAEVFGVAPDQVDREQRRVAKMVNFGIAYGLSPHGLSTRLGIPQETARDIIERYFTRYAGIRRYLEDTVNNARKTGYVETLYGRRRYMADLMSKNRAVAQAAERAAINMPIQGTAADLIKKAMLVVETELRAKGLRTVMLLQVHDELLLEAPDAEVEQVKGLVAAGMANVATLKVPLKVDVGSGRSWADAH, from the coding sequence TCCGCCGCTCACGACGAGCAAGGGCGTGCCCACGAACGCCGTGCTCGGCTTCACGCGCATGGTGCTCAAGGCGCTGCGGGACTTGAAGCCGACCCACGTGGCGCTCGCCTTCGACAAGGAGAGCCGCGCGGAGCGTCAGAAACTCGACCCCAACTACAAGGCGCACCGCGAGGGTCCTCCCGAGGACCTGGTGCCCCAGTTCGGGCTCATCCGCCGCGTGGCGGAGGCGCTCAACCTGCCGGTGCTGGAGATGCCGGGCTGGGAGGCCGACGACGTCATCGGCACGCTCTCCCAGAAGGCCCGGGCGGAAGGCTTCCAGGTCCAGGTCGTCACCGGGGACAAGGACTTCATCCAGATCGTGGATGAGGACGTGCGCCTGTTCGACCCGATGAAGGATGTCCACACCGGGCCCGCCGAGGTGAAGGAGCGGCTGGGCATCGAGCCCCGGCAGATGCGCGACTACCTGGCGCTCATCGGCGACGCGGTGGACAACGTGGCCAAGGTGCCGGGCATCGGCCCGAAGACGGCCACGGAGCTCATCCAACAGTTTGGCGACGTGGACACTTTGCTGTCACGGCTGGAGGAGGTGAAGAAGCCCAAGATTCGCGACGCCATCGCCTCGCACCGCGAGAGCCTGCTCCTCGCCCGGCAGCTCGTGTCCTTCAAGATGGACCTGCCGCTGGACGTCCGCGTGGCGGAGCTGACGCGCAAGGCGCTGGATGCGGCGAAGGCTCGGGAGCTCTTCACCGAGCTGGAGTTCTATGCGCTGCTCAAGGAGCTCCCCGCGCAGGGCGCGTCCGAGTCCGCGTCCGCCGAGCCCGCGAAGGAGAAGCCCGCGCCGCTCGCTACCACCACCGCGCTGGTCACCACCGACGCGGAGCTGAAGGCGCTCGCGGAGGCCGTGCGTGCCGCGGGCTCCGTCAGCGTGATTCCCGCCTACGAGGGGATGCCCTTCGCCGCGAAGCTGGTGGGCGTGGGCCTGGCGCTTCCCGATTCGACGCTCCACTACGTGCCGCTGCGCCACGCGGTGCTCGGGGCGACGCAGGTCCGGCCCGAGGCCTTCACCGCCGCGATGAAGGGCGTGCTGGAGGACCCGGCGGTGAAGAAGGGCGGGCACGACCTCAAGGCCCTCACCCTGGTGCTGGCCAACGAGGGCATCGAGCTGGGCGGGGCCCATGACGACGTGGAGCTCTTGAGCTACCTGCTCAACCCCTCCCGGCGCGAGCACGCGCTGGTGGACCTGGCGCGGGAGCGGCTGGCCTCGGAGCTGCCCGGGCTCCCCCCGGCCGCGGAGGGCAAGCGCGGGAAGAAGGACCGGGCGCTGGCGGACCACTCGCCGGAGGAGCTGGCCTCGGGCTTCGCGGTGCGCGCGGAGGCGGCGCGCCGGTTGGCGCCGGAGCTGTGGAAGGAGCTGGAGGAGGCGAAGCTGGCGCAGCTCGCCCGGGAGCTGGAGCTTCCGCTCCTGCCCGTCCTCGCGCGCATGGAGCGGCGGGGCGTGAGCCTGGACACGCAGGAGCTCGCGCGCATCTCCGTGAAGGTGGACGCGGCCGTCGAGGCGCAGGTGAAGGAGGTCTACAAGCACGCGGGCCGCGAGTTCAACATCGGCTCCAACCCGCAGCTGGTGCAGGTGCTCTTCACGGACCTGAACCTGCCCATCATCAAGCGGGGCAAGACGGGCCCGTCCGCGGACCAGGAGGTGCTGGAGAAGCTGGCCGAGGAGCACCCGCTGCCCAACGCCATCATCGAGTACCGGAGCCTGTCCAAGCTCAAGAGCACCTACCTGGACACGCTGCCCACACTGGTGGCGGCCGACAAGCGCATCCACACGACGTACCACCAGGCGGCCACCGCCACGGGGCGCCTATCGTCCACGGACCCCAACCTCCAGAACATCCCCGTGCGCACGGAGCTGGGCCGCGAGATTCGCCGCGCCTTCGTCGCCGCCGAGGGCCACCAGCTGGTCAGCGCCGACTACAGCCAGGTGGAGCTGCGCCTGCTGGCCCACATCGCGGATGACCCCGTCCTCATCGAGGCCTTCCGGCACGACGAGGACGTGCACAGCCGCACCGCCGCGGAGGTGTTCGGCGTTGCCCCGGACCAGGTGGACCGCGAGCAGCGCCGCGTGGCGAAGATGGTGAACTTCGGCATCGCCTATGGCCTGTCACCGCACGGCCTGTCGACGCGGCTGGGCATCCCGCAGGAGACGGCGCGAGACATCATCGAGCGCTACTTCACGCGCTACGCGGGCATCCGCCGCTACCTGGAGGACACCGTCAACAACGCCCGCAAGACGGGCTACGTGGAGACGCTCTACGGCCGCCGCCGCTACATGGCGGACCTGATGTCGAAGAACCGCGCCGTGGCCCAGGCCGCCGAGCGCGCCGCCATCAACATGCCGATTCAAGGCACGGCCGCGGACCTCATCAAGAAGGCCATGCTGGTGGTGGAGACGGAGCTGCGCGCGAAGGGGCTGCGCACCGTCATGCTGCTGCAGGTGCATGACGAACTGCTGCTCGAGGCGCCCGACGCGGAAGTGGAGCAGGTGAAGGGGCTGGTGGCGGCGGGCATGGCGAACGTGGCCACGCTCAAGGTGCCGCTCAAGGTGGATGTGGGCTCGGGGCGGAGCTGGGCGGACGCGCACTGA
- a CDS encoding J domain-containing protein → MNAAGSSWRTLENVEVECTHCGIRMTLQMGNRVRYYRCSGCHRWVSSTYTEVLRADAKVRTHPVKDSGAQDERFIEVKDRLERWLSAIEDQDPYHLLGVSPLDSAEKVRARYHALALERHPDRGGSVEKMRELNVAYERILRHQQRKRQEALTAGASVASASALPARSR, encoded by the coding sequence ATGAACGCGGCGGGTTCGAGCTGGCGGACACTGGAGAACGTCGAGGTGGAGTGCACCCACTGCGGCATCCGGATGACCCTTCAGATGGGGAACCGGGTTCGCTACTACCGGTGCTCGGGGTGCCACCGCTGGGTCTCCAGCACCTACACCGAGGTGCTCCGTGCGGACGCGAAGGTGCGCACCCACCCGGTGAAGGACTCCGGGGCGCAGGATGAGCGCTTCATCGAGGTGAAGGACCGGCTGGAGCGCTGGCTGTCCGCCATCGAGGACCAGGACCCGTACCACCTCCTGGGCGTGTCGCCGCTGGATTCCGCGGAGAAGGTGCGCGCGCGCTACCACGCGCTGGCGCTGGAGCGGCACCCGGACCGGGGCGGCTCCGTGGAGAAGATGCGCGAGCTGAACGTGGCCTACGAGCGCATCCTCCGGCACCAGCAGCGCAAGCGTCAGGAGGCGCTGACCGCGGGGGCTTCCGTGGCCTCGGCCTCGGCCCTGCCCGCGCGCAGCAGGTAG
- a CDS encoding DUF167 domain-containing protein produces the protein MAVPWLKALPEGVELALLIQPRASRTRVVGEHDGLLKIQLAAPPVDGEANAALLEFLAKKLGVPRRQVTLLAGDASRRKRVQVAGVDAARAEAVMSGG, from the coding sequence ATGGCGGTCCCCTGGCTGAAGGCCCTGCCGGAGGGTGTGGAGCTGGCCCTGCTCATCCAACCTCGGGCCTCTCGCACCCGCGTCGTGGGAGAGCATGACGGTCTGTTGAAAATCCAGCTCGCGGCTCCTCCCGTGGATGGAGAGGCCAACGCCGCGCTCCTGGAGTTCCTCGCCAAGAAGCTGGGAGTGCCCCGGCGACAGGTCACCCTCCTGGCGGGTGACGCATCGCGCAGAAAACGAGTCCAGGTCGCAGGGGTTGATGCGGCGCGGGCCGAGGCTGTTATGTCTGGGGGATAG
- a CDS encoding peptidase MA family metallohydrolase, whose translation MRHLLVLLLLLLAMPRAWAQQLGEGSGPHPHGHEALMDKVVLVPNARPPQVVGEVTTRRFRILHTEKATGAAKELASQIESVRDSFGQILGRDWPGMTEVRLGVGRDEFEALALPGGRPPGWAVALAYPAHQIILLDALSLNAPDGQQTLRHELAHVALGQLARGWPRWFQEGVAQNVTGERFSLTHYSALFRAVTQERVFRFTGLSSSWPDRPADVEIAYAQSAAFVAHLSARYGPQAMRELVDGVSRGEHFETSFAKAFRTSLDVEEDGWREGLAARYGWLPLTTSSALLWLTASVLCVAAYARRRRQKAIRLAEMAAQEAADEAALRLMLVAQQQQASESAAPGAPLPTQEVYWQSAPAEPEHPEASPHAESPSGDFAVAPEHDSEPVDMDGDGSKGRVPKPTLH comes from the coding sequence ATGCGCCACCTGCTCGTCCTGCTTCTGTTGCTGCTGGCCATGCCCCGGGCGTGGGCCCAGCAGTTGGGTGAAGGCTCCGGCCCCCATCCCCATGGGCACGAAGCCCTGATGGACAAGGTGGTGCTCGTCCCGAACGCCCGCCCACCCCAGGTCGTGGGCGAGGTGACGACGCGGCGCTTCCGCATCCTCCACACCGAGAAGGCCACGGGAGCGGCGAAGGAGCTCGCCTCCCAGATTGAGTCTGTCCGTGACAGCTTCGGCCAGATCCTCGGGCGGGACTGGCCCGGCATGACGGAGGTGCGGCTGGGCGTCGGGCGCGACGAGTTCGAGGCCCTGGCGCTCCCCGGAGGCCGGCCTCCGGGCTGGGCCGTGGCGCTCGCCTACCCCGCGCATCAAATCATCCTGCTGGACGCCCTCAGCCTCAACGCGCCCGATGGGCAGCAGACGCTGAGACATGAGCTGGCACACGTGGCGCTGGGGCAGCTCGCCCGAGGCTGGCCGCGCTGGTTCCAGGAGGGTGTCGCGCAGAACGTGACGGGTGAGCGCTTCTCGCTCACCCACTACTCCGCCCTCTTCCGCGCCGTCACCCAGGAGCGTGTCTTCCGCTTCACGGGCCTGTCCAGCTCGTGGCCGGACCGGCCCGCGGACGTGGAGATTGCCTACGCCCAGAGCGCCGCCTTCGTCGCGCACCTCTCCGCCCGGTACGGCCCCCAGGCCATGCGCGAGCTGGTGGACGGGGTCAGCCGTGGCGAACATTTCGAGACCTCGTTCGCCAAGGCGTTCCGCACCTCGCTGGATGTGGAGGAGGATGGCTGGCGCGAGGGGCTCGCGGCCCGCTACGGCTGGCTGCCGCTCACCACCAGCTCCGCGCTGCTGTGGCTGACGGCCTCCGTGCTGTGTGTGGCCGCCTATGCCCGGCGGCGGCGGCAGAAGGCCATCCGGCTGGCGGAGATGGCGGCCCAGGAAGCCGCGGACGAGGCCGCGCTGCGACTGATGCTCGTGGCCCAGCAGCAGCAAGCCTCCGAGTCGGCCGCCCCCGGCGCGCCGCTCCCCACGCAAGAGGTGTACTGGCAGAGCGCCCCCGCCGAGCCCGAGCACCCCGAGGCCTCTCCCCACGCCGAGTCTCCTTCTGGAGACTTCGCGGTGGCGCCGGAGCACGACAGCGAGCCAGTCGACATGGACGGCGACGGGTCCAAGGGCCGAGTGCCCAAGCCCACCCTGCACTGA